Proteins found in one Muntiacus reevesi chromosome 2, mMunRee1.1, whole genome shotgun sequence genomic segment:
- the KDELR1 gene encoding ER lumen protein-retaining receptor 1 → MNLFRFLGDLSHLLAIILLLLKIWKSRSCAGISGKSQVLFAVVFTARYLDLFTNYISLYNTCMKVVYIACSFTTVWMIYSKFKATYDGNHDTFRVEFLVIPTAILAFLVNHDFTPLEILWTFSIYLESVAILPQLFMVSKTGEAETITSHYLFALGVYRTLYLFNWIWRYHFEGFFDLIAIVAGLVQTVLYCDFFYLYITKVLKGKKLSLPA, encoded by the exons ATGAATCTCTTCCGATTCTTGGGAGACCTCTCCCACCTCCTAGCCATCATCTTGCTACTGCTCAAAATCTGGAAGTCCCGCTCGTGTGCCG GGATTTCAGGCAAGAGCCAGGTCCTGTTTGCTGTGGTGTTCACTGCCCGCTACCTGGATCTCTTCACCAACTACATCTCACTCTACAACACGTGCATGAAG GTGGTCTACATCGCCTGCTCTTTCACCACAGTCTGGATGATTTACAGCAAGTTCAAAGCCACTTATGATGGGAACCATGACACGTTCCGAGTCGAGTTCCTCGTCATTCCCACAGCCATCCTGGCATTCTTGGTCAACCATGACTTTACCCCTCTGGAG ATCCTCTGGACCTTCTCCATCTACCTGGAGTCGGTGGCCATCCTGCCGCAGCTGTTCATGGTGAGCAAGACGGGCGAGGCGGAGACCATCACGAGCCACTACCTGTTTGCGCTGGGCGTCTACCGCACGCTCTATCTCTTCAACTGGATCTGGCGCTACCACTTCGAGGGCTTCTTTGACCTCATCGCCATCGTGGCAGGCCTGGTCCAGACGGTCCTCTACTGTGACTTCTTCTACCTCTACATCACCAAAG
- the GRIN2D gene encoding glutamate receptor ionotropic, NMDA 2D: MRGAGGPHGPRGPAKMLLLLALACASPFPEEVPGPGGAGGPGGGPGGARPLNVALVFSGPAYATEAARLGPAVAAAVRSPGLDVRPVALVLNGSDPRSLVLQLCDLLSGLRVHGVVFEDDSRAPAVAPILDFLSAQTSLPIVAVHGGAALVLTPKEKGSTFLQLGSSTEQQLQVIFEVLEEYDWTSFVAVTTRAPGHRAFLSYIEVLTDGSLVGWEHRGALTLDPGAGEAVLGAQLRSVSAQIRLLFCAREEAEPVFRAAEEAGLTGPGYVWFMVGPQLAGGGGSGAPGEPPLLPGGAPLPAGLFAVRSAGWRDDLARRVAAGVAVVARGAQALLRDYGFLPELGHDCRAQNRTHRGESLHRYFMNITWDNRDYSFNEDGFLVNPSLVVISLTRDRTWEVVGSWEQQTLRLKYPLWSRYGRFLQPVDDTQHLTVATLEERPFVIVEPADPISGTCIRDSVPCRTQLNRTHSPPPDAPRPEKRCCKGFCIDILKRLAQTIGFSYDLYLVTNGKHGKKIDGVWNGMIGEVFYQRADMAIGSLTINEERSEIVDFSVPFVETGISVMVARSNGTVSPSAFLEPYSPAVWVMMFVMCLTVVAVTVFIFEYLSPVGYNRSLATGKRPGGSTFTIGKSIWLLWALVFNNSVPVENPRGTTSKIMVLVWAFFAVIFLASYTANLAAFMIQEEYVDTVSGLSDRKFQRPQEQYPPLKFGTVPNGSTEKNIRSNYPDMHSYMVRYNQPRVEEALTQLKAGKLDAFIYDAAVLNYMARKDEGCKLVTIGSGKVFATTGYGIALHKGSRWKRPIDLALLQFLGDDEIEMLERLWLSGICHNDKIEVMSSKLDIDNMAGVFYMLLVAMGLSLLVFAWEHLVYWRLRHCLGPTHRMDFLLAFSRGMYSCCSAEAAPPPAKPPPPPQPLPSPAYPAARPPPGPAPFVPRERAAVDRWRRAKGAGPPGGAGLADGFHRYYGPIEPQGLGVGEARAAPRGATGRPLSPPATQPPQKPPPSYFAIVRDKEPAEPPAGAFPGFPSPPAPPAAAATAVGPPLCRLAFEDESPPAPTRWPRSDPESQPLLGPGAGGAGGAGAAGAGAQAAPPPCRAAPPPCPYLDLEPSPSDSEDSESLGGASLGGLEPWWFADFPYPYAERLGPPPGRYWSVDKLGGWRAGSWDYLPPRSGPAAWHCRHCASLELLPPPRHLSCSHDGLDGGWWAPPPPPWAAGPPHRRRARCGCPRPHPHRPRASHRAPAAAAPHHHRHRRAAGGWDLPPPAPTSRSLEDLSSCPRAAPARRLTGPSRHARRCPHAAHWGPPLPAAPHRRHRGGDLGTRRGSAHFSSLESEV, translated from the exons ATGCGCGGCGCCGGTGGCCCCCACGGCCCTCGGGGCCCCGCTaagatgttgctgctgctggcGCTGGCCTGTGCCAGCCCGTTCCCGGAGGAGGTGCCGGGGCCGGGCGGGGCCGGCGGGCCTGGCGGGGGCCCCGGCGGGGCGCGACCGCTCAACGTGGCGCTCGTGTTCTCGGGGCCCGCGTACGCGACCGAGGCGGCGCGCCTGGGCCCGGCCGTAGCGGCGGCCGTGCGCAGCCCGGGCCTGGACGTGCGGCCGGTGGCGCTGGTGCTCAACGGCTCGGACCCACGCAGCCTTGTGCTGCAACTCTGCGACCTGCTGTCGGGGCTGCGCGTGCACGGCGTCGTCTTCGAGGACGACTCGCGCGCGCCCGCCGTCGCGCCCATCCTTGACTTCCTGTCGGCGCAGACCTCGCTGCCCATCGTGGCCGTGCACGGCGGCGCCGCGCTCGTGCTCACGCCCAAG gAGAAAGGTTCCACCTTCCTGCAGCTGGGCTCGTCCACCGAGCAGCAGCTTCAGGTCATCTTCGAGGTGCTGGAGGAATACGACTGGACGTCCTTTGTAGCCGTCACCACGCGTGCCCCTGGCCACCGGGCCTTCCTGTCCTACATCGAGGTGCTCACCgatggcagcctggtgggctgggagcaCCGTGGGGCGTTGACGCTGGACCCTGGGGCTGGCGAGGCCGTGCTGGGCGCCCAACTCCGCAGTGTCAGTGCCCAGATCCGCCTGCTCTTCTGTGCCCGTGAGGAGGCCGAGCCTGTGTTCCGGGCAGCCGAGGAGGCTGGCCTCACTGGGCCTGGCTACGTCTGGTTTATGGTAGGGCCCCAGCTGGCTGGAGGCGGGGGCTCAGGCGCCCCCGGGGAGCCACCTCTTCTGCCAGGAGGCGCCCCACTGCCTGCTGGGCTGTTTGCAGTGCGCTCGGCAGGCTGGCGGGATGACCTGGCCCGGCGTGTGGCGGCTGGTGTGGCCGTTGTGGCCAGAGGTGCCCAGGCCCTGCTGCGTGACTATGGCTTCCTGCCTGAACTTGGCCATGACTGTCGCGCCCAGAACCGCACCCATCGAGGGGAGAGTCTACACAG GTACTTCATGAATATCACCTGGGACAACCGGGACTACTCCTTCAATGAGGACGGCTTCCTTGTGAACCCCTCCCTGGTGGTCATCTCCCTCACCCGGGACAGGACGTGGGAGGTG GTGGGCAGCTGGGAGCAGCAGACTCTCCGCCTCAAGTACCCTCTGTGGTCGCGCTACGGCCGCTTCCTGCAGCCAGTGGATGACACGCAGCACCTCACGGTGGCCACGTTGGAAGAGCGGCCCTTCGTCATCGTGGAGCCCGCCGACCCCATCAGTGGCACTTGCATCCGAGACTCTGTGCCCTGCCGGACCCAGCTCAACCGCACCCACAG CCCTCCGCCCGACGCCCCCCGCCCGGAAAAGCGCTGCTGCAAGGGTTTCTGCATCGACATTCTGAAGCGGCTGGCGCAGACCATCGGCTTCAGCTACGACCTCTACCTGGTCACCAACGGCAAGCACGGCAAAAAGATAGACGGCGTCTGGAACGGCATGATCGGGGAG GTGTTCTACCAACGCGCAGACATGGCCATTGGCTCCCTCACCATCAACGAGGAGCGGTCCGAAATCGTGGATTTCTCTGTGCCCTTCGTAGAGACCGGCATCAGCGTCATGGTGGCGCGGAGCAATGGCACCGTATCCCCCTCGGCCTTCCTcg AGCCATACAGCCCTGCCGTGTGGGTGATGATGTTCGTCATGTGCCTCACTGTGGTTGCGGTCACCGTTTTCATCTTCGAGTACCTCAGTCCCGTCGGCTACAACCGCAGCCTGGCCACGGGCAAAC gccctggtggctcaaccTTCACCATTGGGAAATCCATCTGGCTGCTCTGGGCCCTGGTGTTCAATAACTCGGTGCCTGTGGAGAACCCCCGGGGGACCACCAGCAAAATCATGGTGTTGGTGTGGGCCTTCTTTGCCGTCATCTTCCTCGCCAGCTACACAGCCAACCTGGCCGCCTTCATGATCCAGGAGGAGTACGTGGACACCGTGTCTGGGCTCAGTGACCgaaag TTCCAGCGGCCCCAGGAGCAGTACCCGCCCCTGAAGTTTGGGACGGTGCCCAACGGGTCCACGGAGAAGAACATCCGCAGCAACTACCCCGACATGCACAGTTACATGGTGCGCTACAACCAGCCCCGCGTAGAGGAAGCGCTCACTCAGCTCAAGGCAGG GAAGCTGGACGCCTTCATCTATGACGCGGCTGTGCTCAACTACATGGCCCGCAAAGATGAGGGCTGCAAGCTCGTCACCATTGGCTCGGGCAAGGTCTTTGCCACCACGGGCTATGGCATCGCCTTGCACAAGGGTTCCCGCTGGAAGCGGCCCATTGATCTGGCactgctgcagttcctgggggaTG ATGAGATCGAGATGCTGGAACGGCTGTGGCTCTCCGGAATCTGCCACAATGACAAGATCGAGGTGATGAGCAGCAAGCTGGACATTGACAACATGGCAGGCGTCTTCTACATGCTCCTGGTGGCCATGGGCCTCTCTCTGCTGGTCTTCGCCTGGGAGCACCTGGTGTACTGGCGCCTGCGGCATTGCCTGGGGCCCACCCACCGCATGGATTTCCTACTGGCCTTTTCCAGG GGCATGTACAGCTGCTGCAGCGCAGAGGCTGCGCCGCCGCCCGCCAaacccccgccgccgccgcagccgctGCCCAGCCCTGCATACCCGGCGGCAAGGCCCCCGCCGGGCCCCGCGCCCTTCGTGCCGCGCGAGCGCGCAGCCGTGGACCGCTGGCGCCGCGCCAAAGGTGCGGGGCCGCCGGGCGGCGCGGGCTTGGCCGACGGCTTCCACCGCTACTACGGCCCCATCGAGCCGCAGGGCCTGGGCGTGGGAGAGGCGCGCGCAGCGCCCCGGGGCGCGACTGGGCGCCCGCTGTCTCCGCCGGCCACGCAGCCGCCACAGAAGCCGCCGCCCTCCTACTTCGCCATCGTGCGCGACAAGGAGCCGGCCGAGCCCCCCGCCGGCGCCTTCCCAGGCTTCCCGTCGCCGCCCGCGCCCCCTGCTGCCGCGGCCACCGCCGTCGGGCCGCCGCTCTGCCGCCTGGCCTTCGAGGACGAGAGCCCGCCGGCGCCCACGCGCTGGCCGCGCTCGGACCCCGAGAGCCAGCCGCTGCTGGGTCCCGGCGCGGGGGGCGCGGGCGGCGCGGGGGCCGCGGGCGCTGGAGCCCAGGCCGCGCCGCCCCCATGCCGCGCCGCGCCGCCCCCCTGCCCTTATCTTGACCTCGAGCCGTCGCCGTCGGACTCGGAGGACTCGGAGAGCCTGGGCGGCGCGTCGCTGGGCGGCCTAGAGCCCTGGTGGTTCGCCGACTTCCCCTACCCGTATGCCGAGCGCCTCGGGCCGCCGCCGGGTCGCTACTGGTCGGTAGACAAGCTCGGGGGCTGGCGCGCCGGCAGCTGGGACTATCTGCCCCCGCGCAGCGGCCCCGCCGCCTGGCACTGTCGCCATTGCGCCAGCCTGGAGCTGTTGCCGCCGCCGCGCCATCTCAGCTGCTCGCACGACGGCCTGGACGGCGGCTGGTGggcgccgccgcccccgccctgGGCCGCGGGGCCCCCGCACCGTCGCCGGGCCCGCTGCGGGTGCCCGCGGCCGCACCCTCACCGTCCGCGGGCCTCACACCGCGCGCCGGCCGCCGCCGCGCCGCACCACCACCGGCACCGGCGCGCCGCCGGGGGCTGGGACCTCCCGCCGCCCGCGCCCACCTCGCGATCGCTCGAGGACCTCAGCTCGTGTCCCCGCGCCGCCCCCGCGCGCAGGCTCACCGGGCCCTCCCGCCACGCGCGCCGGTGCCCGCACGCCGCTCACTGGGGGCCGCCGCTGCCCGCCGCGCCCCACCGGAGACACCGGGGCGGGGACCTGGGTACCCGCCGGGGCTCGGCGCACTTCTCCAGCCTCGAGTCCGAGGTATGA